DNA from Candidatus Margulisiibacteriota bacterium:
CGGTTTCCAAATCGCGGAAATAAGTTTCACCTTCGTTTTCAAATATCTCGCTGATTTTTCTGGCTGCTGTTTTTTCCAGTTGTTCGTCGCTATCAATAAAA
Protein-coding regions in this window:
- a CDS encoding shikimate kinase — protein: MRPENLFLTGFMGCGKTTVGLTLAKHLSGYTFIDSDEQLEKTAARKISEIFENEGETYFRDLET